The DNA segment GCCGCCGGCGTTGGCCGCCAGGCCGGTCGGGCTGAGCATCCGCGGCCCGTACGGGCACGCGAGGTAGTCCAGGAACGCCGCGTTGGGTGCCTTCAACGTGATCGTGACGTCGTGGTCGCCTTGAGTGGTGATCGATTCGACGTCTTTCACCATGTACGCCGGGCCCTGGTCGACGGCCACCCGGCGGTCGAAAGAGGCCTTGACCGCAGCAGAAGTGAAGGGTGTCCCGTCGTGGAACGTGACTCCCTCCCGCAACTTGAAGGTGTACACGCGGTGATCGGGTGATTCGGTCCACTCCGTGGCCAGCAGCGGCTCGATCTCCGGTTTGTCGGTGCCGCCCTTGAACTGCAGCAGCCCCTCGTAGACGTTGGTCGTCAACAGCAGACCCTGACCGGCGTAGAAGATGTCCGGGTCCGGCGGTTGGCCCGGGTCCTGCAGGAACGACACGTGCAGCACCTTGTCGGTGGGCGCCGCGTTCGGCGCACCGTCCCCGGAATCCGAACCGCCGCAGGCGCTCAGTGTGAGGGCGGTGACCGCGGCGATTGCGGTGACGGTGGTGAGACGACGGATCATCGGGCCGCTCCTTCGAGGACGAGCGCGTCGGGAGCCCAGGCGCCGAAGGCGGCGAGGATCTCGTCGGTGGTGCGCAGCGCGCCGGTCTGCAGGTACTCCATGGCGTCGAGCGCGGCGTCGTGGCGGTACTGCGACGAGCCGCCGACGCAGTCGGACACCACCCGCACGTAGTAGTCCCGCTGATGGGCGTCGGCGAACGTGTAGTGCACGCACACATCGGTCAGCCCGCCGATGAGGATGAGGGTGGAGGCCTTCAATCCGCGCAGCACGATGTCGAATTCGGTGCCGATGAACCCGGAGTAGCGGCGTTTGACGATGTGGAACTCACGGTCGTCACGCTCCGGGCGTGGACGCAGCGACGGCTCGAGGTCGGTGCCCGGGTGACCGGCCACGCAGTGCACCCCTTCGGTGCCGTCGAGTTCGCGGCCGAAATCGACGCCGCTGGGCCGGTGCACCTCCTGGAAGAACACGACCGGAATGTCGGCGGCGCGCGCGGCGGCCACCAATTGCTCTGCGCGAGCAACCCGTTCGGCGTGCCCGGGCATGTGGTCGATGCCCACCTCGTCGGCCGGCATCCCCCCGCCCTGTTGGATGTCGACGACGACGAGCACGGGGTTGCCCACGATGAGTGGTTGTTGGGGCACTTATCCTCCTTTGACGGTGATGCGGGGATCGGCGGCCGCCTGCAGGAGGTCCACCATGGTGTTGATGAAGACGTAGAGCGCGCCGAGCATCAGCGTGACGCCGGCGATGGCCGGGAAGTCGGCGACCGGGATGCTCTGGGCGATGTACTGGCCGATGCCGGGCCAGCCGAACACCTGCTCGACGACGAGGACGCCGGAGAACATCAGACCGATCTGCAGGCCGGTCATCGACAGCGCCGCACCGACGGAGTTGCGCAGCACGTGACCGACCATGATCCGGCCTTCCGAAAGACCCTTCGCCCGTGCGGTTCTCGCGTAGTCGCTGTCGGTGTCACCCACCAGGCTCGACCGCAGCACCCGACCGATCGCCACCGCCGGACCGAGCGCGATCACCACGGCGGGCAGGAGCAGGTGGTGGAATGCGTCCGCGACGACGTCGAACCGGGCGTGCAACAGCCCGTCCACGGTGAGCAGGCCGGTCGGACCGGACGGCGCGTTCGTGATGCCGGACCGGCCGTTGGCCGGCACCCAACCGAGCTGCTGGTAGAAGACGATCAGACCGAGGATGCCGAGCAGGAACATCGGCGCCGACGAACCGGTGAACAGGACGGCCCGCAGTACCGCCGATCCACGCCACTTCAGCGTGGTGCTGAACGCCAGCAGAGCGGCGAGCACCAGGGCGATGACGATGCCGAAGAACGCCAGTTCCAGTGTGGCGGGCAGGAAGTCGCCGAGGTCGGACGCGACGGGGTGGCGGGTGCGGTACGACGTGCCGAGATCACCCGTCACCGCACCGGTCAGGTAGTTCCAGAACTGTACGAGTACCGGATCGTTGAGGCCGAGCGCCTCCCGGCGGGCGGCGACGGCCTCCTGCGAGGCCTGGGCGCCCAGCTGTGACTTCACCGGGTCCAGCGGTGAGATGTGGGCGAGCACGAACATCACACCGGTCAGCGCGACGAGGATCGCGAACATGGCGGCGATCCTGGTCGTCACGAAGGTCCGCATGCGCCCCTCCTCGTGCTCTTCGCGAGAGCGCTCATCGGCCTACCTGCCCTTCATGAGGTTGCGCAGGCTGTCGCCGGCGATGTTGCCGACCAGCGCCAGGACCAGCACGCCGAGTCCGGGCATCACCGGAATCCACCATTGCTGCAGGAAATAGCTCAGGTTGCGGGCCGAGTCCGCGCCCAGTTCCGGTGCGGGCGCGGACTGACCGAGCCCGAGGAACGACAGCGCGGCCAGGGTGAGGATCAGCGTGCCGATGTCCATGCTGGCCGCGACCACCGCGTTCGGCACCGCACCGGGCACCAGGTGGCGGGTGGCCAGCCGGATCGGACCGACCCCGGCGAGTTTGGCGGCCTCGACGTGGGGGCGGGCGGCGAGCCGCGCGATCTCGCCGCGCACCAGCCGCGCGTAGAACGGCCACCACACGATCGACACGGCGATCAGCGTGTGCAGGAAGCCAGGCCCGAGCGCGGCGACCACCGCGATCGCGAGAACCGGTGCGGGCAGCGACAGGAACGCGTCGGTGATCCGCATCAGCGTCGAATCGATCCAGCCTCCGGCCGTGCCGGCGATCACCCCGATCAGCCCGCCGATGAACAGGCCGAGCGCCACCACGGCCAGCGCCGCGAACCAGCTCGAGCGTGCCCCGTAGAGCACCCGCGACAGGATGTCGCGGCCGACGCTGTCGGTGCCGAGGAGGAATCCGTCGACACCGGGTGCCTGCAGTGGCATCCCGACGGGCAGCAGTGGATCGTGGGGTGAGATCACCGGTACGGCGACCGCGACCAGGGTGACGACGACGATGCTCGAGAAGCCGATCCAGTTGACCACCGCCGACCGTGACTGTGGCAGGGCCGGCACCCGTCGCCGCACCCGCACCATGGTGGGGGCCGGCAGCGCCACCGCCATCAGCCGGCCTTCCGCTCGATGCAGGCGACCTGGTGGGGGTTGCCGGGGAAGCCTTCGAGGCGGACGTCCAGTCCGGTGTCGCCGCAGGCGTCGATCGCCAGCGGGCACCGCGGATGGAAGGCGCATCCGGTGGGCGGGGACAACGGGCTGGCCGGCTCCCCCGCCAGGGACCGCGGTTCGTGCCCCAGATCGGGGATCGAGTCGACCAGGGCCTGGGTGTACGGGTGTGCGGGCCGGGCGATCACCCGGTCGGCGGGCCCGATCTCGACGATGCGGCCGAGGTACATCACCGCGATGCGGTCGGCGACCACCCGGGCCACCGACAGATCGTGGGTGACGAACACCACCGACATGTCGAGGCTCCGTCGCAGGTCGCCGATCAGGTTCAGGACCGATGCGGCCAGGGAGACGTCCAGTGCGCTGGTCGGCTCGTCGCACAACAGCACCTCGGGCGGCACCACCGTCGCACGGGCCAGCGAGACACGTTGTCGTTGACCGCCCGACAGCTGACCCGCGCGGGACTTGGCGATGTCGGCGGGCAACCCGACGCGCTCGAGCACCTCGGCGACCCGCTCCCGCCGGCGGGACCGGGACAGCCCTGTCCGGCGCAACCGCTCGCCGATCAGCTCACCGACCGACAGCCATGGCGTCAGCGAGGCGCCCGCATCCTGGAACACCATCTGCGGGCGCTCTTCTCCGATCAGCTCGACCGATCCCGACGACGGTGGCTCGAGCCCGGCGATGACCCGCAGCAGGGTGGATTTGCCCGAACCGCTCTCCCCGACCAGCGCGATCGACTCCCCGTGCCCGACGCGCAGCGAAACGCCACGCAGCGCATGCAGTTTCCCGTCCCTGTCGGCTGACCGGTCGAGCCATCGCCGGGCCACCGAGAAGGTCTTGGTGACGTCGCGCAGCGCCACCGACGGCGGCAACTCCCCACGGTCGGTATAGGTGGCGGGGAACGCCTGTCCGGTGGTGGTGGCCGCGGCCCCGAGCCGCTCAGCGACCTCCGCGAACGGGCGGATGCACGCGCTGACGCGCTCGGCTGCCACCGCGAGCGGATCCGGTGGCGCCGTATTGCACTCCTCGGTGGCCAGCGCACAGCGCGGAACGAACGCGCACCCGGGAAGCGGTGTCACCGCGCTGGGCACCGCGCCGGCGAGTGCGGCCAGCGGGCGGTCCCGCGCGGTGTCGAGCGTCAGCCGGGAGCGCAGCAATCCGTGGGTGTAGGGGTGAGCCGGGGTGGCCAGCACCGCAGCGCTGGGGCCGATCTCGGCGATCCGGCCGGCGTAGAGCACCGCGATGCGGTCGGAGATCTGGGCGGCCACACCGAGGTCGTGGGTGATCAGCACGATGCTGCAACCGATCTCGTCGCGCAGGCGCCGCAGCAGCCGCAGCACCTGGGCCTGCACCGTGACGTCGAGCGCGGTGGTGGGTTCGTCGGCGACGATGAGGTCGGGGTCACCGGCGATCGCGATCGCGATCATCACTCGTTGCCGCAGACCGCCGGACAGTTCGTGTGGGAAGGCCCGCATCCGGCGGTCCGGCTCCGGGATACCGACGGCGGTCAGCAGGCGTAGTGCCTCGTCCTCGCTGCCCGCCGCCTCGGCCACCTGCTTGCCGATGCGCATGGTGGGATTCAGCGAGGTCATCGGATCCTGGAACACCGCACCCAGATCGAGGCGGCGCACTTTGCGCAGCGCCTTCGCCTCACCGCGGACCATGTCGGACCCGGCGACGCGGATCGTGCCCGTGGTGGTGGCGTTGTCCGGTAGCAGACCGAGCAGACCGAACCCGAGAACGCTTTTGCCCGAACCGGATTCGCCGACCAGACCGAGGATCTCACCGCGCGCGATGGCCAGCGAGACGCCGCGCAGCGCGTGGATGGCGCGGCCGTTGCGGCGGAAGGTCACCCGCAGGTCGCCGACGGTGGCGACCGGGTCCGGCGTCGACGGCACCACGGCGGGTGCGTCGGCTTCGGAGACAGCGATGCCCATCAATCGCTCCTGCGGGCTGTGGTCGACCTGGGCCGAGCGGCCGGTTCGACGTGGCGATGGAGCGGCACATCGGTGAACCGCCCGCCTGTCACTTGACAGTTTTCACCGGCCGTCGGCGCGGTGGGTGTCGCGCGCGTAACCAATTGACGGCACACGTAACTGATGGGTATCGCGCGTTTCTGTCGTGTGACAGAAACGCCGGGGTATACCGATTCACCGGTTCGTGGGCCACGATAGAACCATGCCGCTCACCCGGGCCGGTCGTCCGCGCCTGAACACCGCACGACGCCCCGGCATGTCGGCGCGTGACGAAATCCTCGATGCCGCAGGCGAACTGTTCACCACGCTGGGGTACGCGAGCACCTCGACGCGCCATATCGCGGAATCGGTCGGCATCCGGCAGGCGTCGATGTACCACTACTTCAAGACCAAGGACGACATCCTCTGCGCGCTGCTGAGCCAGACGGTCACCCCCACATTGGGTTTCATCCCCAGCCTGCTGGGTGCGCGGCCGGCGTTGACGGCCGCCGAGCACCTGCACGCGCTCGCGGCGTTCGACGGTGACCAATTGCTCAGCGGACGGTGGAATCTGGGCGCGTTGTATCTGCTGCCGGAGTTGCGCGACGCCCGCCTGGAACCGTTCTGGTCCGACCGCGAACGACTGCGGTTGCACTACCTCGCGCTCAGCCGCGGCGTACTCGATCAGACCGGCGTCCACGAGGCGGCCGCTGATCTGCCGTTCCGCCTGGTGGAGTCACTGGTCAACATGTGGTCGGTGCCCGCGGGCCCGCGGCGCGAGGAGTTGCCGGTCCACGTGGCCGACGCCTGCCTGCGGGTGCTCGGGGTCCCCGACGGTGCCACCGCCGCCCTGCGGGCCCGCAGCGGGGAGGCGGTGCGGGACTACACCCGCTCACTGAGTGCGTTGCCGGTGACATCGGTCAGATAGCGCCGCCAGTCCCCGTAGGACGAGATGTCCTCACCGGACTCCCAAGCGTCGAGCGCGCAGCCGAACCCGACCACCTCGGTACCGTCGGCCAGCGTGACCCGGCCCAGCATCATCGGGGCGGGCAGCGCCGCGAGGAAGTCTCCGAGCATGGCGGCCCCGATCAACCACAGCTCACCGCCGATCGCCGCACCGGATGCCGCGCCCACCCGCATCAGGCCGGGTTTGGGCGGGTCGGTGTCCAGGCGCGAGAGGCGGTAGAGCGGGGCGGTGAGCACGGGTCCGACCCAACGGGCGCCCCGCTGGTCCAGCTGCCACGCCAGCGGCTGGCCACGCAGGTGCGCGCCGACGACGAGCAGCGGTACCGCCTGCAGTCCGGCACGCATCGGCCAGACCATCTGCCGGACAACAGGATCCGAGTGCGCCATGACACGGCGCGCGATATCGAGCGCCAGCGCGTCGGCGCCCGCTCGGGCGACCACCGACACCCCGAACTGCGCGCCGTCGACGGTCCCGGACGGCACGGCGACCGCGCACATGTCCATGAGGTTGCAGAAGTTGGTGTACGTGCCCAGCCGCGAGTTGACCCCGATCGGATCGGCCTCGACCTCGGCGATCGTCGGGTGTTCGGTCGTGGTCGGGATCAGCAGCGCATCGCAGTCGCCGAGTTCGGCCATCGCCACGGCGGTGAGTTCGGCCAGGCGCACCCGGTCGCGCAGCAGCCGTGTGGCGGGGACCGTACCGGCCGCCGAGATGATGGCACCCACGGTCGGGTCGACCTGGTCTGGGTGGGCGTCGACGAACTCCCCGACCGCTTCGTGGCGTTCGGCCACCAGGCCGCCGTCGTAGAGCAGTCGCGCCGCCTCGAGGAACGGGGTGAGGTCGATCTCGCGGACGCTCACGCCCCGCTCCTCGAGCCGGGCCCTGGCGTCGCCGAATGCGTTCTGCCAGGCTGGATTCAGGCCGGGCAGTTCACGGGGTACGGCCACCCGCGGCTCGGCCGGCGCGCCGAGTGGAGCCCCGGGCGGGAACGGCCGCGCCGCCGTCGTCTCGTCGGCACCCGCCAGCACGCCCATGGCGGCGTCGGCGGTGTCGAGGTCGCGGGCGAAGACGGTGACGCAGTCGTACGAGCGGCAGGCGGGCACCACACCGTCGGTGGGCACCACACCGTAGGTCGGTTTGATCCCGACGATGCCCTGCAGTGCGGCGGGGACCCGCCCGGATCCCGCGGTGTCGGTGCCGATCCCGACGTCGACGATGCCCAGGGCGACCGCGACCGCCGATCCGGAACTCGACCCGCCCGAGATGTATTCGGGCCGGCGGGCGTCGCGCACCGCGCCGTGCGGGCTGCGCGTGCCGACCAGCCCCGTGGCGAACTGGTCGAGGTTGGTCACCCCGATCACGACGGCACCGGCTGCGCGCAGGCGCGCGACCACCGGGGCGTCGGCAAGGGCGGCCTCGCCGGCATAGCCGGGACAGGCCGCGGTGGTGGGGATGCCCGCGACGTCGACGTTGTTCTTCACCGCGGCGGTCAGACCGGCCAGCGGGAGGCCGGCTCCCGCCGCAACGGCGGCATCGACGGCCCGCGCGTCGGCGAGCGCGTCGGCCAACGGCCGCAGGGCGATCCAGATCTCGGGTCGCGCGGTGGACTCGATCGTGGTGTACGCGGCGTGCACGCGGTCGACGGCGCTCATGCCGGGATCCCGGCGAGGTCACTGTCGCCGTCCAGGACGACCAGCGGTGTTCCCGGCTCCACCTGGTTGCCCGCCTCGACGAGGATGTGGGTCACCACGCCGTCGGCGGGCGCCGTCACGACGGTCTCCATCTTCATCGCCTCCAGCGCCAGCAGTGCCTGTCCGGCGGTCACCCGTTCCCCCACGGCGACAGCGACTTTCCACACGTTCGACGAGAACGGGGCGTCCACGCGCTGCGCGCCGTCGTCGAGGACGAGTTCGGTGGTGTCCGCGGCCCGCGACTGCGCCCGCTCGGCGCGGTCGAACTCCCCGGCCGCCGCCCACGCCTCCCGCTCGGTGGAGAACGCGGCGCTCTGGCGGGCCCGGAACTCGGCGATGGAGTCGGCGTTGTGGGCCAGGAAGCGCTCGTGTTCGTCGAGGGAGAACGTGCCGTCGGTGATCTCGACGCTGCCGCGGCCGGCGGCGAGATCGGCACGCAGGTCGAGCAGTTCCTCGGCCGACACCGGATACCAGGAGATGCGGTCGAAGAATCGCAGCAGCCATGGGTGGCCGGGTTCGAACGGCGCGGTGTGGCGGTGGGTGCTCCACACCTGCGTGGTGCGGCCGACGAACTGGTACCCGCCCGGCCCCTCCATCCCGTAGATGCACAGGTACGCACCACCGATACCGACGGAGTTCTCCGCCGTCCAGGTGCGGGCCGGATTGTATTTCGTGGTGACCAGGCGGTGGCGGGGGTCGAGTGGAGTCGCCACGGGCGCACCGAGATACACGTCACCGAGGCCCAGCGTCAGGTACTCGGCGGCGAACACGATGTCCGCGACGTCGTCCTGGGACGCCAATCCGTTGACGCGCCGGATGAATTCGATGTTGGACGGGCACCACGGCGCGTCGTCGCGCACCCCGGACATGTACCGCGCGATCGCCTCCCGGGTCGCCGGATCGTCCCAGGACAGCGGCAGCCGCACCGACCGGCTCGGTACCACCAGCTCCGAGGTGGCGGGCAGATCGTCTTCGAGTTCGGTCAGCAGTCCGAGGAGGCGGTCGATCGGCAGCTGTTGCGGGTCCACATGCACCTGCAGTGAGCGGATACCCGGTGTGAGGTCGACGATTCCGGTCACCCGCGTCTCGGCCAGCCGGCTGTGCAGGGCGTGCACGCGGGCGCGCAACGCCAGGTCGAGCACCATGTCGCCGTACTCGATCAGGAGGTTGTCGTCACCGCTGCGACGGTAGGTGACGCGGGGCTGACCGTCGCGGCGGGCCAGGACGCCGTCGTCACCGTCTCCCCCGGTCGCGAGCAGTGCCGGTGCGCCCACGTCGCTGCGCGCCGGCGCGTCCGCGGCGCGCACGGGCACGAACCGCACGGTGTCGCCCGGACGCAGCTGGCCGAGCTTCCATCGCTCCGCGGCCACCACCGTCACCGGGCAGACGAAGCCACCGAGACTGGGCCCGTCGGGGCCAAGCAGGATCGGGGTGTCGCCGGTGAAGTCCAGTGCGCCAACGGAATACGGGGTGTCGTGGATGTTCGACGGGTGCAGTCCGGCCTCCCCGCCGTCGGGCCGGGCCCAGCGCGGCCTCGGCCCTTCGAGCCGGACGCCGGTTCGGGCGGAGTTGAAGTGGACGCGGTACTCCGCGGCGAACAGGGTCTCGATGTCGTCGCGGGTGAAGAACTCCGGCGCGCCGTGCGGGCCCTCGGTGACGGCCAGCGTCCACCGGGAGGTCAGGGCGGGGCGCATCGCGGGGTCGACCGGGCCGCCCCCGCAGCCGGCGTCGGTCGACGGCCGCGCGGCC comes from the Mycolicibacterium litorale genome and includes:
- a CDS encoding dipeptide ABC transporter ATP-binding protein — encoded protein: MGIAVSEADAPAVVPSTPDPVATVGDLRVTFRRNGRAIHALRGVSLAIARGEILGLVGESGSGKSVLGFGLLGLLPDNATTTGTIRVAGSDMVRGEAKALRKVRRLDLGAVFQDPMTSLNPTMRIGKQVAEAAGSEDEALRLLTAVGIPEPDRRMRAFPHELSGGLRQRVMIAIAIAGDPDLIVADEPTTALDVTVQAQVLRLLRRLRDEIGCSIVLITHDLGVAAQISDRIAVLYAGRIAEIGPSAAVLATPAHPYTHGLLRSRLTLDTARDRPLAALAGAVPSAVTPLPGCAFVPRCALATEECNTAPPDPLAVAAERVSACIRPFAEVAERLGAAATTTGQAFPATYTDRGELPPSVALRDVTKTFSVARRWLDRSADRDGKLHALRGVSLRVGHGESIALVGESGSGKSTLLRVIAGLEPPSSGSVELIGEERPQMVFQDAGASLTPWLSVGELIGERLRRTGLSRSRRRERVAEVLERVGLPADIAKSRAGQLSGGQRQRVSLARATVVPPEVLLCDEPTSALDVSLAASVLNLIGDLRRSLDMSVVFVTHDLSVARVVADRIAVMYLGRIVEIGPADRVIARPAHPYTQALVDSIPDLGHEPRSLAGEPASPLSPPTGCAFHPRCPLAIDACGDTGLDVRLEGFPGNPHQVACIERKAG
- a CDS encoding ABC transporter permease, giving the protein MRTFVTTRIAAMFAILVALTGVMFVLAHISPLDPVKSQLGAQASQEAVAARREALGLNDPVLVQFWNYLTGAVTGDLGTSYRTRHPVASDLGDFLPATLELAFFGIVIALVLAALLAFSTTLKWRGSAVLRAVLFTGSSAPMFLLGILGLIVFYQQLGWVPANGRSGITNAPSGPTGLLTVDGLLHARFDVVADAFHHLLLPAVVIALGPAVAIGRVLRSSLVGDTDSDYARTARAKGLSEGRIMVGHVLRNSVGAALSMTGLQIGLMFSGVLVVEQVFGWPGIGQYIAQSIPVADFPAIAGVTLMLGALYVFINTMVDLLQAAADPRITVKGG
- a CDS encoding ABC transporter permease, which encodes MAVALPAPTMVRVRRRVPALPQSRSAVVNWIGFSSIVVVTLVAVAVPVISPHDPLLPVGMPLQAPGVDGFLLGTDSVGRDILSRVLYGARSSWFAALAVVALGLFIGGLIGVIAGTAGGWIDSTLMRITDAFLSLPAPVLAIAVVAALGPGFLHTLIAVSIVWWPFYARLVRGEIARLAARPHVEAAKLAGVGPIRLATRHLVPGAVPNAVVAASMDIGTLILTLAALSFLGLGQSAPAPELGADSARNLSYFLQQWWIPVMPGLGVLVLALVGNIAGDSLRNLMKGR
- a CDS encoding TetR/AcrR family transcriptional regulator; the encoded protein is MPLTRAGRPRLNTARRPGMSARDEILDAAGELFTTLGYASTSTRHIAESVGIRQASMYHYFKTKDDILCALLSQTVTPTLGFIPSLLGARPALTAAEHLHALAAFDGDQLLSGRWNLGALYLLPELRDARLEPFWSDRERLRLHYLALSRGVLDQTGVHEAAADLPFRLVESLVNMWSVPAGPRREELPVHVADACLRVLGVPDGATAALRARSGEAVRDYTRSLSALPVTSVR
- the atzF gene encoding allophanate hydrolase — its product is MSAVDRVHAAYTTIESTARPEIWIALRPLADALADARAVDAAVAAGAGLPLAGLTAAVKNNVDVAGIPTTAACPGYAGEAALADAPVVARLRAAGAVVIGVTNLDQFATGLVGTRSPHGAVRDARRPEYISGGSSSGSAVAVALGIVDVGIGTDTAGSGRVPAALQGIVGIKPTYGVVPTDGVVPACRSYDCVTVFARDLDTADAAMGVLAGADETTAARPFPPGAPLGAPAEPRVAVPRELPGLNPAWQNAFGDARARLEERGVSVREIDLTPFLEAARLLYDGGLVAERHEAVGEFVDAHPDQVDPTVGAIISAAGTVPATRLLRDRVRLAELTAVAMAELGDCDALLIPTTTEHPTIAEVEADPIGVNSRLGTYTNFCNLMDMCAVAVPSGTVDGAQFGVSVVARAGADALALDIARRVMAHSDPVVRQMVWPMRAGLQAVPLLVVGAHLRGQPLAWQLDQRGARWVGPVLTAPLYRLSRLDTDPPKPGLMRVGAASGAAIGGELWLIGAAMLGDFLAALPAPMMLGRVTLADGTEVVGFGCALDAWESGEDISSYGDWRRYLTDVTGNALSERV
- a CDS encoding cysteine hydrolase family protein — encoded protein: MPQQPLIVGNPVLVVVDIQQGGGMPADEVGIDHMPGHAERVARAEQLVAAARAADIPVVFFQEVHRPSGVDFGRELDGTEGVHCVAGHPGTDLEPSLRPRPERDDREFHIVKRRYSGFIGTEFDIVLRGLKASTLILIGGLTDVCVHYTFADAHQRDYYVRVVSDCVGGSSQYRHDAALDAMEYLQTGALRTTDEILAAFGAWAPDALVLEGAAR